One part of the Orenia metallireducens genome encodes these proteins:
- a CDS encoding Hsp20/alpha crystallin family protein, protein MFDLMPFDKRQDKNNGLMERYFNFPHSSFFNDFMDMKGVNFKTDIKEKEDSYILEAELPGLEKENIIIETEKDYLTIKVNKEENFEEEKDNFLHRERRTGSYQRSFRFNNVDIENIKAEYNNGILEINLPKLEKEKPRRKRIDIN, encoded by the coding sequence ATGTTTGACCTAATGCCTTTTGACAAAAGACAAGATAAGAATAATGGTTTGATGGAGAGGTATTTTAACTTTCCACACTCTAGTTTCTTTAATGATTTTATGGATATGAAGGGTGTTAACTTTAAAACAGATATCAAAGAAAAAGAAGATAGTTACATTCTAGAAGCTGAATTGCCTGGGTTAGAGAAGGAGAATATTATAATTGAAACTGAGAAGGATTATTTAACAATTAAAGTAAATAAAGAAGAAAATTTTGAAGAGGAAAAGGATAATTTTCTACATCGTGAAAGAAGAACAGGAAGTTATCAGAGAAGCTTTAGATTCAATAATGTTGATATCGAAAATATTAAGGCAGAATATAATAATGGAATTTTAGAAATTAACTTACCTAAACTGGAGAAAGAGAAACCTAGAAGAAAGAGAATTGATATCAACTAA
- the clpB gene encoding ATP-dependent chaperone ClpB, producing MKTDNFTIKAQEALVEAQHLAEDNNNQEVYPAHLLLALLKQDQGIVRPILEKLEVDLDSLEGDLQQLMERLPKVYSDDIQLYSSQELSRALRRARKEAENLDDEYISTEHFLLAILAEKNDKAAQLLKGYQLTVKNIQSIIKEIRGGEKITSQSAEGQYRALDNYTIDLTELARKGKLDPVIGRDEKIRRIMQVLSRRRKNNPVLIGDPGVGKTAIVEGLAQRIINGDIPEGLRDKRVISLDMGSLVAGAKYRGEFEERLKSVLKEVNKANGEIILFIDEMHTLVGAGATEGAMDAANLLKPALARGELRCIGATTLNEYKKHIEKDAALERRFQPIVIDEPTVEDTISILRGLKEKYEIHHGVKIQDNALVSAAKLSDRYLTERFLPDKAIDLVDEAASKLRIEIDSMPAEIDELDRKLRRLEIEKEALRKEEDSVSKERLTNIEEEIGELKDKINPLKAKWINEKEIIQRIQDLKEEIEETKIEAEAAERDADYEKAARLKYGKLHDLSTKLAEANAKAQGLKQERNLLKEEVSSEDIAEIIASWTDIPVTKVMEGEKHKLIHLEEELSRRVVGQTDAIEAVSNAIRRSRTGLQDEDRPLGSFLFMGPTGVGKTELAKTLAEYLFDDEKAIVRLDMSEYMERHAVAKLIGSPPGYVGFEEGGQLTEKIRRKPYSVVLLDEVEKAHPDVFNILLQVLDDGILTDSQGKEVDFRNTVIIMTSNIGSQYIQDINDREMMEDKVREAVKAHFRPEFINRIDEQIIFHALDEEHIKEIIDIHLGYLAEKLAKQSLELELTDKAKAEIAQLGYDPAYGARPLQRVIQRYIKDKLALKLLEGDIDEGDKVVVDYDGEFIVSKK from the coding sequence ATGAAGACAGATAACTTTACAATTAAAGCTCAAGAGGCTTTAGTAGAGGCTCAACATTTAGCAGAGGATAATAACAACCAAGAGGTTTATCCAGCTCATTTATTACTGGCATTACTGAAGCAAGATCAGGGAATAGTCAGACCGATATTAGAGAAGTTAGAGGTTGATTTAGATTCTCTAGAAGGAGATTTGCAACAATTAATGGAGAGGTTGCCTAAGGTCTATTCTGATGATATTCAACTATATAGCTCTCAGGAGTTAAGTAGAGCCCTACGGAGGGCAAGAAAAGAGGCAGAGAACCTTGATGATGAGTATATTTCTACAGAACATTTCTTGCTGGCAATTTTAGCTGAAAAGAATGATAAAGCAGCTCAATTATTAAAAGGTTATCAATTAACTGTAAAAAATATTCAAAGTATAATCAAAGAGATTAGAGGGGGAGAGAAGATAACTAGCCAAAGTGCTGAAGGTCAATATCGAGCTTTAGATAATTATACGATAGATTTAACTGAATTGGCACGTAAAGGTAAGTTAGATCCAGTAATTGGGCGTGATGAGAAGATTAGAAGGATTATGCAGGTCTTATCTAGACGGCGTAAGAATAACCCAGTGTTGATTGGTGATCCTGGCGTTGGTAAGACAGCTATTGTAGAAGGGTTAGCCCAACGGATTATCAATGGTGATATTCCCGAAGGCTTACGTGATAAACGGGTAATCTCTTTAGATATGGGTTCATTAGTAGCAGGTGCTAAGTACCGAGGAGAATTTGAAGAACGGTTAAAGAGTGTTTTAAAAGAGGTTAATAAGGCTAATGGAGAGATTATCCTATTTATTGATGAGATGCATACCTTAGTAGGTGCTGGAGCTACAGAAGGGGCAATGGATGCGGCTAACTTACTTAAGCCAGCCCTTGCTCGGGGAGAATTGCGCTGTATCGGGGCTACAACCTTAAATGAATATAAGAAGCATATTGAGAAGGATGCTGCTTTAGAGCGTAGATTCCAACCGATTGTAATTGATGAACCTACAGTTGAAGATACTATCTCTATCTTAAGGGGTTTAAAAGAGAAATATGAAATTCATCATGGGGTTAAGATTCAGGACAATGCCCTTGTTTCAGCTGCTAAGCTCTCTGACAGATACTTAACAGAACGTTTCCTACCAGATAAAGCGATAGATTTAGTTGACGAAGCTGCCTCTAAATTAAGAATAGAAATTGACTCTATGCCTGCTGAAATTGATGAGTTAGACCGTAAATTAAGAAGGCTAGAAATTGAGAAGGAGGCTTTAAGAAAAGAAGAGGACTCTGTCTCTAAAGAGCGACTAACGAATATTGAAGAAGAGATAGGAGAATTAAAGGATAAAATAAATCCTCTTAAGGCAAAATGGATTAATGAAAAGGAGATTATTCAAAGGATACAGGATTTGAAGGAAGAGATAGAAGAGACTAAAATAGAAGCAGAAGCAGCTGAAAGGGATGCTGATTATGAGAAGGCTGCTCGCTTAAAGTATGGAAAATTACATGATTTAAGTACGAAGTTAGCAGAAGCAAATGCTAAAGCTCAAGGATTAAAACAGGAGAGGAATCTATTGAAAGAAGAGGTTAGTTCTGAGGATATAGCTGAGATAATTGCTTCTTGGACTGATATTCCTGTAACTAAAGTAATGGAGGGTGAGAAGCATAAGTTGATCCATCTAGAGGAGGAGTTAAGTAGAAGGGTAGTCGGTCAAACTGATGCTATTGAAGCTGTTAGTAATGCAATTCGCCGTTCCCGTACAGGCTTACAAGATGAAGACCGTCCTTTAGGATCCTTCTTATTTATGGGACCAACAGGGGTTGGTAAGACAGAGTTAGCCAAGACTTTAGCTGAATATCTCTTTGATGATGAAAAAGCCATAGTTCGTTTAGATATGTCTGAGTATATGGAACGTCATGCTGTGGCTAAATTAATCGGTTCTCCTCCAGGATATGTTGGTTTTGAAGAGGGAGGTCAATTGACAGAGAAGATTAGGAGAAAGCCTTATTCTGTAGTCTTACTTGATGAGGTGGAGAAGGCCCATCCAGATGTCTTTAATATCCTATTACAGGTCTTAGATGATGGTATCTTAACTGATAGTCAAGGCAAAGAGGTTGACTTTAGAAATACAGTAATTATTATGACCTCAAATATCGGTTCACAGTATATCCAAGATATTAATGACCGAGAGATGATGGAGGATAAAGTCAGAGAAGCTGTCAAAGCTCATTTCCGTCCAGAGTTTATCAACCGAATTGATGAACAGATAATCTTCCATGCTTTAGATGAAGAGCATATTAAAGAGATTATTGATATTCATTTAGGATATTTAGCAGAGAAGCTAGCAAAGCAGAGTTTGGAGCTTGAATTGACTGACAAGGCAAAAGCAGAAATTGCTCAGTTAGGTTATGATCCTGCCTATGGAGCAAGACCTTTACAGCGAGTTATTCAAAGATACATCAAAGATAAGCTAGCATTAAAGCTCTTAGAAGGTGATATTGATGAAGGTGATAAGGTTGTGGTAGACTATGATGGTGAGTTTATTGTTAGTAAAAAATGA
- the asnS gene encoding asparagine--tRNA ligase — protein MDYFIREKVSDILAKRVKETSDVTVLGWVRTKRVSKNIAFIEINDGSTLKNLQVVILNPDEFEVLSEINTGTSLKVVGYLEEVEGREQSVEMKAEKVEIIGDCPSDYELQKKRHSFEYLREIAHLRPRTNTFGVMNRFRSKMSYAVHKFFQERGFNYIHTPIITANDTEGAGELFRVTNFDLSKIPLTDKSEVDFSQDFFNDETGLTVSGQLEAEVLATALGDVYTFGPTFRAENSNTTRHAAEFWMIEPEMAFCDLEENMQVIEEFLKYLFNYALEECAEEMAFFDRWIAEDNRIENLKEIINSDFAQITYTKAVEILKEADKEFDYEVEWGIDLQTEHERYLTEEHFNKPVMVTDYPRDIKAFYMRLNDDKKTVRAVDCLVPGVGEIVGGSQREERYDVLVEMMEEDGMELEKYDWFLDLRKYGTVPHSGFGLGFERILMYISGMKNIRDVISFPRTPGNAKF, from the coding sequence ATGGATTATTTTATAAGAGAGAAAGTAAGTGATATTTTAGCAAAAAGAGTAAAAGAGACCTCTGACGTAACAGTATTAGGTTGGGTTAGAACCAAGAGGGTATCTAAGAATATTGCCTTTATAGAAATTAATGATGGAAGTACATTAAAGAATCTACAGGTTGTAATTTTAAATCCTGATGAATTTGAAGTATTATCTGAGATTAATACAGGTACTAGCTTGAAGGTTGTGGGATACCTTGAAGAGGTTGAAGGTAGAGAGCAGAGTGTTGAGATGAAAGCAGAGAAGGTTGAAATAATAGGTGATTGTCCTTCTGATTATGAACTCCAAAAGAAGCGCCATTCCTTTGAATATTTAAGAGAGATTGCTCATTTAAGACCAAGGACCAATACCTTTGGTGTAATGAATAGGTTTAGAAGCAAGATGTCATATGCTGTACATAAGTTCTTTCAAGAGAGGGGCTTTAATTATATCCATACCCCAATTATTACTGCCAATGATACTGAAGGGGCAGGAGAGTTATTTAGAGTGACTAATTTTGATTTATCAAAGATCCCCTTAACAGATAAAAGTGAAGTTGACTTTAGCCAAGACTTCTTCAATGATGAGACGGGTTTGACTGTTAGTGGACAGTTAGAGGCAGAAGTTTTAGCTACTGCCTTAGGTGATGTTTATACTTTTGGACCTACCTTTAGAGCAGAAAACTCCAATACCACTCGTCATGCTGCTGAGTTTTGGATGATTGAGCCAGAGATGGCATTTTGTGATTTGGAAGAGAATATGCAGGTAATTGAAGAATTTTTGAAGTATTTATTTAACTATGCTTTAGAAGAGTGTGCAGAAGAGATGGCCTTCTTTGACAGATGGATTGCTGAAGATAATCGTATTGAAAATTTAAAAGAGATTATTAATAGTGATTTTGCTCAGATTACTTATACTAAGGCTGTAGAAATTTTAAAGGAAGCTGATAAAGAGTTTGATTATGAGGTAGAATGGGGTATTGATTTACAAACAGAGCATGAGAGATATTTGACAGAAGAGCATTTTAATAAGCCAGTAATGGTTACAGATTATCCAAGGGATATCAAAGCTTTTTATATGAGATTAAATGATGATAAGAAGACTGTTAGGGCTGTTGATTGTCTAGTACCAGGTGTAGGTGAGATTGTAGGAGGAAGTCAGCGTGAAGAGCGTTATGATGTATTGGTTGAGATGATGGAAGAGGATGGGATGGAATTAGAGAAGTATGATTGGTTCTTAGACTTAAGAAAGTATGGTACTGTTCCTCACTCTGGATTTGGTTTAGGCTTTGAAAGGATATTAATGTATATTTCGGGAATGAAGAATATTCGTGATGTAATCTCTTTCCCACGAACTCCAGGTAACGCTAAATTTTAA